The Myxococcales bacterium DNA window GGTGACGCTCGACGGCCGCGGCGCCTACGTCGTGCCCGATCTGCCGGTCGGCTGGTGCGGCGGGTGAGCCCCGCCAGCGGTCACGCCGCGGCCAAGGTCGGCGCGCCGTAGCGCGCGCGGGCCCAGGCGATGGTCGCGGCCAGCGCCTCGGGCCACGGCGTCGCCCCGACGCCGAAGGTGGCGCGGTAGCGGGCGTCGTCGAGGACGAACGGCGCCTGCCACTGGTACGTCATCTCGTGGACCTCGCGCAGCATCGGCGCGAACACGCCGAGCCCGCGCACGAGCCACAGCGGCACCCGGGTCGCGCCCAGCTCGGCGCCGAGCGCGTCCCCGACCTGCGCGATCAGCGCGCGGGTCGACGTGGCCGGGTTGACCGGCAGGTGCCACAGCTGATCGCGCGCGCGCGGATCGGTGCCGAGCGTGACCAGGCCGTCGGCGACGTCGTCGACGTACGAGTACGAGTGCGGCTGGTCGGGATCGCCCAGCACCTCGCCGGCCTTGCCGGCCAGCGCCCGCGGCCAGAACCGCTCGCCGAAGATCGCCGCCAGGGTCGCGCCCGGGCCGATGAAGTCGCTGGCGCGGCCGATCGTCACCGCGACGCCGCGGGCGCGCGCGGCCACGAGCAGCTCGGCGGCCTCGGCCCGCAGCGCGCCCTTGCGGGAGCACGGCGCGACCGGCGTGTCCTCGCGCATCACGCCGTCGGGCGCGCGCCCGTACATGTACAGGTTGTCGAGCACGACCAGATCGGCGCCGGCGCCGGCGACCGCGGCGACGATCGCGCGGGTCATCGGCAGCAGCTGCGCGGACCACGCCGTGTAGATCGGGTTGACGCAGTGGTAGACGACGGCCGCGCCCGCGACCGCCGCCGCCAGCGCCGCCGGGTCGGTGACGTCGGCCGACACACCCTCGGCGCCGGCCGGCAGCTCGGCGCCGAAGCGCCCGCGGCGGACCATCCGCACGGCCAGGCCGCGGGCGCGCAAGCGACGGGCGACCAACGGGCCGATCTGGCCCGCGCCGAGGACGACGTGGAGGGGACGCGCGGTGGGGTGGGGCATGGCGTCAGCGTGCCCATTGCGAGATCACGGCGGAATCCTCAAGATGGCAACATGTCATTGCAAGAACGCAATGCTGCCCGACCCGGCAAGGGCGCCCGGGCCCGGGTCGAGCGCCTCGACTGGGACCTGGTGCGGGTGTTCCTCGACGTCGCGCGCGCCGGGCGCCTCGCCGGCGCCGCGCCCCGGGCCGGCCTCGACGTGTCGACGGTGAGCCGGCGCCTCGACCGGCTCGAGGCCGAGCTCGGCGTGACGCTGTTCGAGCGCGGCAGCAGCGGCGTCGTGCTGACCGCCGCCGGCGAGAAGCTCGTGCCCGCGGCCGAGGACATGGCCCGGGCCATGGGCGAGCTCGGGGTCGCGCTCGACGCGGTCGAGGCCGCGGCCGAGGGCGTGGTGCGAGTGACCGTGCCGCCCGGCGTCGCCGACGTGTTCGTCGCGCCCGCGCTGGTGCGGTTCCACGCGCGCCACCCGCGCGTGCGCATCGACCTCGACGCCAGCGTCGGCTACGCCGACCTCACCCGCGGCGAGGCCGATCTGGCGCTGCGGGTGCGGCGACCCGAGCGCGGCGATCTGATCGCGCAGCGCCTGGTCGCGACCCGCAGCGTCCCGGCGACGGCGCCGGCCTACGCCGCCGAGCTGGGCCGGCTGCGCACGCTCGACGCCGCGCGCTGGATCGCGTGGGGGCACGACCTCGCGCAGCTCCCCGAGGCCCGCTGGCTGACCGCCCACGTCGCGACGCCGCCGGTGCTGCGCACCAGCTCGTTCGCGGCCCAGCTCAACGCCGCCGCGGCCGGGCTCGGCGTGACGCTCGCGCCCGAGCCGTACCTCGCGCGCTCGGGCCTGGCGCCGGTGCGCCCCGGCCGCGCCCTGACCGCGGCCTGGGCCGCGCTGCCGATCGGCGAGCTGTGGCTGGTCGGGCACGTCGCGCTGCGCCGGGTGCCGCGGGTCGCGGTGCTGTGGCAGTTCCTCCACGACGAGCTGACGCAGCCGTGGACGTGACCCGCGCGGCTGGCGCCTCCGTTGCGCGGCCGCCGGGCTGCGACCGCGACGCCCGCGATCGAGCACCGGCAGGCGATCAGCGCGCCTTCGCCTTTGCAGGCGGCGCCTTCGCCTTTGCAGGCGGCGCCTTCGCCTTCGCAGGCGGCGCCTTCGCCTTCGCAGGCGGCGCGCCCGCCCCACGCGCCGGCGCGTCGATCATCGCGACGACCGCACGATAGTGCGCCGGCGACACCGGCTGCACCGACAGCCGCATCCCGCGCTGGAACAGCGGCATGCCCTCGAGCACGGGGTTGGCGCGCAGCTCGTCGAGCGGGAGCAGCCGCGCCAGCTTGCGCTCGAACGCGACGTCGACGCAGATCCACCGCGGCTCGGCGGCCTTCGAGCCGGGGTCGTAGTACGGGCTCGCCGGATCGAACTGGGTGACGTCGACGACGCCGGTCCGCGCCACGCGGGCCAGCCCCGCGACGCCGGGCGGCGCGCAGCTCGAGTGATAGAACAGGACCGCGTCGCCGACCTTCATCTGATCGCGCATGAAGTTGCGGGCCTGGTAGTTGCGCACGCCGGTCCACGGCTCGGTCTTGACGCGCTCGAGGTCGTCGATCCCGAAGGTGTCGGGCTCGGTCTTCATCAGCCAGTGCTGCAC harbors:
- a CDS encoding LysR family transcriptional regulator, with protein sequence MSLQERNAARPGKGARARVERLDWDLVRVFLDVARAGRLAGAAPRAGLDVSTVSRRLDRLEAELGVTLFERGSSGVVLTAAGEKLVPAAEDMARAMGELGVALDAVEAAAEGVVRVTVPPGVADVFVAPALVRFHARHPRVRIDLDASVGYADLTRGEADLALRVRRPERGDLIAQRLVATRSVPATAPAYAAELGRLRTLDAARWIAWGHDLAQLPEARWLTAHVATPPVLRTSSFAAQLNAAAAGLGVTLAPEPYLARSGLAPVRPGRALTAAWAALPIGELWLVGHVALRRVPRVAVLWQFLHDELTQPWT
- a CDS encoding NAD-dependent epimerase/dehydratase family protein; its protein translation is MPHPTARPLHVVLGAGQIGPLVARRLRARGLAVRMVRRGRFGAELPAGAEGVSADVTDPAALAAAVAGAAVVYHCVNPIYTAWSAQLLPMTRAIVAAVAGAGADLVVLDNLYMYGRAPDGVMREDTPVAPCSRKGALRAEAAELLVAARARGVAVTIGRASDFIGPGATLAAIFGERFWPRALAGKAGEVLGDPDQPHSYSYVDDVADGLVTLGTDPRARDQLWHLPVNPATSTRALIAQVGDALGAELGATRVPLWLVRGLGVFAPMLREVHEMTYQWQAPFVLDDARYRATFGVGATPWPEALAATIAWARARYGAPTLAAA
- a CDS encoding EVE domain-containing protein, which produces MKTEPDTFGIDDLERVKTEPWTGVRNYQARNFMRDQMKVGDAVLFYHSSCAPPGVAGLARVARTGVVDVTQFDPASPYYDPGSKAAEPRWICVDVAFERKLARLLPLDELRANPVLEGMPLFQRGMRLSVQPVSPAHYRAVVAMIDAPARGAGAPPAKAKAPPAKAKAPPAKAKAPPAKAKAR